From the Niveibacterium microcysteis genome, the window CGGTCTCGATGTCGCGCACGAAGGATTGATCGATCTTCAGCGTGTTGATCGGAAAGCGCCTCAGGTAGCTGAGGCTGGAATAGCCGGTACCAAAATCGTCGATGGCCAGTTGTATGCCCATGCGTTTGAGCGCTTCAAGCGCGGTGGCCGAACTCTCGGCGTCGTGCATCAGCACGCTTTCGGTCAGTTCAAGCTCAAGATGGCTTGGGTCGATCCCGGTCTCTGTGAGGATCTTGGAAACCTCGTCGATGAAGAGCGGATGCCGGAACTCCAGCGCCGAGATGTTTACCGACACGGGCACTACCGCGAGGCCCGCGCGCTGCCAGCTCATCACCTGTTCGCAGGCCTGTCGCAATACCCAGCGGCCGATCGGTACGATCAGCCCGCACTGCTCTGCAATCGGTATGAACTGGGCGGGACCAATCAAGCCCAGTGTCGGTTCATGCCAACGCAGCAGGGCCTCGGCACCGGTCATCGCGCCCGAGGCGATATCGACCTTGGGCTGATAGTGCAGCACGAACTCACCGCGCTTCAACGCACGGCGCAGGCCGTTTTCCACGAACATCCGGTGGCCCGCCTCGGCATGCATGTTCGCCTTGAAAAACTGGTAGTTGTTTCGACCGGATGCCTTTGCGTGATACATCGCGGCATCCGCGTTCTGCAACATGGAATCGAGGGTCGGTGCGTCGTCGGGATACACGCTGATGCCGATGCTCAAGGTGACATGAAGCTCGTGGCCACCGATGTGGTGCGGGGGCCCAAAGGCAGCGAGGATCTTGTCGGATATCTGCGCCGCATCGTCCCGGCGCTCGATCTCGGCAAGCAGGATCACGAACTCGTCGCCGCCCTGGCGGCACACCGTGTCTGTCGCCCGCACGCATGTGCGCAGACGGTCGGCAACGGATTTGAGCAGTTGATCGCCGACGGTGTGACCGAGCGAATCGTTGATGTGCTTGAAGTAGTCGAGATCGAGGAAAAGCAATGCGGCCTGCTTGCGGTGCCGTACCGCGAAGCGGATCGCCTGCGACAGGCGTTCGGTCAGGAGCACGCGATTGGGCAGATCCGTCAGGAAGTCGTGCTGCGCGAGGTGCGCCATCTTCAGCGTCATCGCCCGCGATTCGCTGACGTCGTGAAACACGATGACTGCGCCGACGACCTTGCCGGCGCGGTTGTGGATCGGCGCCGCGGAATCTTCGATCGCAGCCTCGGAACCGTCGCGCCGGACCAGCATGCTGCCGGCCGCCAGGGCAACCGTACGGTTCTCCCGTATCGCCATCAGTGCGGGGTTCTCCGCTTCGGTCCGGTCTTCACCGTCGATGGTGCGGAACACTTCGCCCAAGGGGCGTCCGAGCGCCTCCGCTTTAGGCCAGCCAGTAAGCCGTTCCGCCACGATGTTGAGGTAGCTGACGTTGCCCTCCACATCGGTGGCAAGCACTGCGTCGCCGATCGAATTGAGCGTGACCTGGGCGCGCTCCTTCTCGTCGAACAGCGCGTCCTCCGCGGCGCGAAGCACCACCTCGTTCGCCTTGCGGCCGGTAATGTCCTCGAAGGTCAGCACATGCCCGCGCGGGGCGTGGCGACCGGGCAGCGCAGCACTGTGCACCCGCACCCAGAGCTCTGGTTCGCCGGGGCGGCTGAAGCGCAATTCCGATTGAAACCGTTGGTCGTGATGAATTGCGTGGCGCCATTCCGAGCGCACCCGTTTCTGGTCGCCCGCATGGACGGTGCCGAACCACGACGAGCCCACCGCAGCGGCCGGGCCTTTGCCTACGATGGCGTGGTACACCGCATTGGCATAGACGCAGCGGTCTTCCGAATCGGCCACCAGTATCCCCAGCGGCGATGCATCGCTGATCGCGCGAAAGCGCGCTTCACTATCCATCAACGCGTGCTTGGCGGCTTGCGTCTCGATCACATGCGTACAGAGCAGGGGGAGGGCGCTGGCGTCGAAACTCTCGGTCGAGATATAGCCTTGCGCGCCGAGCGCGACCGCTTCGCGCGCGAGTGCGTCATCGCTACCGGAACTCAGCACGAGTATCGCGGCGTCAGGCGCCGCTTCGCTCACCTGCAGAAAGACCGCGAGGCCTTGCTGATCGGGCAGGCTCAGGTTCAGCAGCACGCTTGATTCGGCGTGCCGGTGCAACCAGTCGAGCGCATCGGCGAGGCGCGTTACCCATCGCACGCGGAACATGCCATCGCCCGAGGCGGACAGCGCATGCGTTACCCGTTCGGCGACCAGGCGGTCCGCTTCAACGAGGAGGAGTTTGGTTGGCGGTGGTGTCATGCGCATCACTGATCCTGAGTGCGGGGATTGAATTCGACGATGCGGGCGGCGATACTCATCAGTCGGCTACGCTGCCGTTGGCAGCGAGAAACTTGCGCACCTGGGTGCCAAAGGTGTCGTCGGTGCGCCGTATCCATTCGAGCAGCATTGCAGCGTGTTCCTTCTCGTCGTCGCGGTTGTGCTCCAGGATCGATCTCAGCGCCTCGTCATGACAGGCATTTGCGCGCTGGTTGTAGGCGTCGATCGCCTCCAGCTCCTCGGCGAGCGAAATGAGCGCACGGTGCATGTCGCGCGCTTCATGCGGTAATTCGTGAACCGGCTCCTGATAACCCATGGTCGACATCGTTTGCACCTTTCGTACCCGTAGCGGGCGCATCCTGGGCTTTCGCTGCAGGCGGTTCAGTTTTTCAGAGGCGCGCCTGCTTGCGGCGCGTTGGCAGTGGTCTGTTGTTCGAGCAGGTTGCCCTCCCAGCGGCAGTGCATGGCGCTGCACTGGTACCGATGGACCGGCGTGAACCAACTCAGCAGCCGGTCGAGCACCCTTCGTCGGATTCGGTAGATCGGGCTCGCGCAGAGCGGGCAGCGGTGGCCGGGCGCCAGATGTGCCGCTTGAACTCGGCTTACGACACAAGCGTGAGCAGGTTCGCGCACATGCGGCACGTTCTCGCGCGGGTTCAACATGCCAGCGCCGGCGCAGTCTGGCCTGCGTGCCGGTCTCCTGCGACGTTCGGCTCCGCGGGTTGCGGGGCCGCCGATGGCGCCACCTCTCGGCCGTAGCGCCGGAGCAGCACCGTCACCACGAGGTTTACTGCCGCAAAAGCCGTCAGCAGCGAGAGTGGGAGCAGCAAGCCTTTTACGATGGACACGGTGTATTGCCTCCCTGGTTGGTCGTGGGGACCAATGACACCCACCCGCGAGTGGGTGCCAAGCACGGGGGCGGGTGATCAGTCGGTACGCGTGGTGGGGCGTTTGTCATAGTCGGCCCATCAACAGCAGCGCGATGATGACGACCACCACCAGGCCCAGCCCGCCGCTCGGCAGGTAGCCCCAACTGCGGCTGTGAGGCCACGTGGGTATCGCGGCGATCAGAAGAACGATCAGCACGATCAGTAGCAATGTTCCAAGGCTCATGGTGGCCTCCTGGTGTGGCGACATAGCGAACCAGCCGCGGGGAAGGGGCACTGGCACGCCCCCGGCAGATGCGCGGGCGTTCCGGTGTCACGAGGGGGAAGCGTTGGGGGTGCGGGCTTGGTGGCGGGCGCGCACCGAATCATCCTGAGACTGCACGCGCCCTTGGTGGTGTTCGTCAGCGACGGCTGAACATGAAGCCGATGACGAGTCCCGCCAGGGCAGTTGCACCAACGGTCTTCCAGGGGTTGGTCCGCACATAGCCATCGGTTGCGATCGCCGCGCCACGCACCTTTTCACCCAGCGCAAGCTTGCTGTTGATGGCGTAGGTCTTTGCGTCGTCGAAGGACTGCTCAACCTTCGTTTGAACTTGCGCCAGATCGCTGGCCGTCGCCGCGGCGATTTCCTGGATCAGGCCGCTCGTGTCGGCGGCGACGTTCTTCAGGTCTGTCGCCAGTCGATCCTTGCTTCCCATGCCGGGTAGCGGGTTCATTTCGGTGTTCATGGTGTCTCCTTGGCTTGTCGGTTTGATTCGCGAGCGGTGCGGGGCTACCCCCGACCGAGCCCGAAGAGCAGGGTTACGACAAAGATGACTACGAAGATGTAGAAGAGGATTCGCGCGATCTCAGCGGTACCTGCGGCAACGCCGGTGAAACCGAAAACCGCAGCGACGATTGAAACCAGAAAGAAGATCAGGGCCCATCTCAACATGACGGCCTCCCATGCAGGGCGTGGTGCCCGGAGGTGTGCTCGGTGAAGAACCCGCTCGCAGTGTCGTCAGGCCGTTAGGCCCCACGTCTGCAGTGCGGTGCGTCTGCGAGCCGGCTCTTCAATGTGAA encodes:
- a CDS encoding ferritin — translated: MSTMGYQEPVHELPHEARDMHRALISLAEELEAIDAYNQRANACHDEALRSILEHNRDDEKEHAAMLLEWIRRTDDTFGTQVRKFLAANGSVAD
- a CDS encoding DUF1328 domain-containing protein; the protein is MLRWALIFFLVSIVAAVFGFTGVAAGTAEIARILFYIFVVIFVVTLLFGLGRG
- a CDS encoding DUF3309 domain-containing protein; its protein translation is MSLGTLLLIVLIVLLIAAIPTWPHSRSWGYLPSGGLGLVVVVIIALLLMGRL
- a CDS encoding bifunctional diguanylate cyclase/phosphodiesterase, encoding MTPPPTKLLLVEADRLVAERVTHALSASGDGMFRVRWVTRLADALDWLHRHAESSVLLNLSLPDQQGLAVFLQVSEAAPDAAILVLSSGSDDALAREAVALGAQGYISTESFDASALPLLCTHVIETQAAKHALMDSEARFRAISDASPLGILVADSEDRCVYANAVYHAIVGKGPAAAVGSSWFGTVHAGDQKRVRSEWRHAIHHDQRFQSELRFSRPGEPELWVRVHSAALPGRHAPRGHVLTFEDITGRKANEVVLRAAEDALFDEKERAQVTLNSIGDAVLATDVEGNVSYLNIVAERLTGWPKAEALGRPLGEVFRTIDGEDRTEAENPALMAIRENRTVALAAGSMLVRRDGSEAAIEDSAAPIHNRAGKVVGAVIVFHDVSESRAMTLKMAHLAQHDFLTDLPNRVLLTERLSQAIRFAVRHRKQAALLFLDLDYFKHINDSLGHTVGDQLLKSVADRLRTCVRATDTVCRQGGDEFVILLAEIERRDDAAQISDKILAAFGPPHHIGGHELHVTLSIGISVYPDDAPTLDSMLQNADAAMYHAKASGRNNYQFFKANMHAEAGHRMFVENGLRRALKRGEFVLHYQPKVDIASGAMTGAEALLRWHEPTLGLIGPAQFIPIAEQCGLIVPIGRWVLRQACEQVMSWQRAGLAVVPVSVNISALEFRHPLFIDEVSKILTETGIDPSHLELELTESVLMHDAESSATALEALKRMGIQLAIDDFGTGYSSLSYLRRFPINTLKIDQSFVRDIETDVDNATIVGAVIGMGRNLKQRVIAEGVETALQLSFLRREHCDEGQGFLFSYPLLPDALARLLKMPHAAVVA
- a CDS encoding DUF883 family protein — encoded protein: MNTEMNPLPGMGSKDRLATDLKNVAADTSGLIQEIAAATASDLAQVQTKVEQSFDDAKTYAINSKLALGEKVRGAAIATDGYVRTNPWKTVGATALAGLVIGFMFSRR